A single genomic interval of Prionailurus viverrinus isolate Anna chromosome A2, UM_Priviv_1.0, whole genome shotgun sequence harbors:
- the TNFSF14 gene encoding tumor necrosis factor ligand superfamily member 14: MEETVVRPSVFVVDGQTDIPFTRLGPSRRQRQPCSASQLGLGLLLLLLAAGLAVQGWFLLQLHWRLGEMVTPLLDGEAESWKQLTQGRRSLQANPAAHLTGANSSLTGSGGPLLWETKLGLAFLRGLSYRDGSLVIARAGYYYIYSKVQLGGVGCPQGLTSGLPITHGLYKRTPRYPEELELLVSRRSPCGRATGPRVWWDSSFLGGVVHLDAGEEVVVRVPDERLVRLRDGTRSYFGAFMV, from the exons ATGGAAGAGACGGTTGTGCGGCCCTCAGTGTTTGTGgtggacggacagacagacatcCCATTCACACGGCTGGGGCCCAGCCGCCGCCAAAGACAGCCCTGCAGTGCATCCCAGCTGGGCCTgggcctcctgctgctgctgctggcggcTGGGCTGGCCGTCCAGGGCTGGTTCCTGCTGCAGCTGCACTGGCGTCTGGGGGAGATGGTCACACCCCTGCTG GATGGAGAAGCAGAATCCTGGAAGCAGCTGACCCAAG GACGAAGGTCCCTCCAGGCCAACCCAGCAGCACACCTCACAG gTGCCAACTCCAGCCTGACGGGCAGCGGGGGCCCGCTGCTCTGGGAGACAAAGCTGGGCTTGGCCTTCTTGAGGGGCCTCAGCTACCGTGACGGCTCCCTGGTGATTGCCCGGGCCGGCTACTATTACATCTACTCCAAGGTGCAGCTGGGGGGCGTGGGCTGCCCGCAGGGGCTGACCAGCGGCCTGCCCATCACGCACGGCCTCTACAAACGCACACCGCGCTACCCCGAGGAGCTCGAGCTGCTGGTCAGTCGGCGGTCACCCTGTGGGCGAGCCACCGGCCCCCGCGTCTGGTGGGACAGCAGCTTCCTGGGAGGCGTGGTGCACCTGGACGCTGGCGAGGAGGTGGTCGTCCGTGTGCCGGATGAGCGCCTGGTCCGGCTCCGTGACGGGACCCGCTCCTACTTTGGGGCCTTCATGGTGTAA